Proteins encoded in a region of the Planococcus citri chromosome 1, ihPlaCitr1.1, whole genome shotgun sequence genome:
- the LOC135832789 gene encoding dolichol-phosphate mannosyltransferase subunit 1-like, which yields MSSKYSILLPTYNEKENLPIIIWMIVKYMTANDYSFEIIIIDDGSPDGTLEVAKNLQKIYGEDTIVLRPRKEKLGLGTAYKHGIKHATGNFIVIMDADLSHHPKYIPQFIAKQQANNADIVTGTRYIGDGGVNGWDFRRKLMSCGANFLTQFLLRPGVSDLTGSFRLYKKPVLEKLIENCVSKGYVFQMEMIVRARQNKYTISEVPIAFVDRLYGESKLGASEVVQFVKGLLYLFATT from the coding sequence ATGTCTTCCAAGTACTCAATTCTACTACCAACCTACAACGAGAAAGAAAACCTGCCGATAATAATATGGATGATCGTAAAGTACATGACAGCCAACGACTACAGCTTTGAAATAATCATCATCGACGACGGCAGCCCAGATGGTACTCTCGAAGTGgccaaaaacttacaaaaaatctaCGGCGAAGATACCATCGTGCTACGTCCACGTAAAGAAAAACTCGGCCTGGGGACAGCTTACAAACACGGTATAAAACACGCCACCGGAAACTTCATCGTAATCATGGACGCTGATTTATCTCATCATCCGAAATACATTCCTCAATTCATCGCTAAACAACAAGCCAATAACGCAGATATTGTCACCGGTACTAGGTATATCGGCGATGGTGGAGTCAACGGTTGGGATTTTCGTCGGAAGTTGATGAGCTGTGGTGCCAATTTCCTAACCCAATTTCTACTTCGACCCGGAGTATCGGATCTCACTGGAAGTTTTCGATTATATAAGAAGCCTGTTTTGGAGAAACTTATAGAGAATTGCGTTTCGAAGGGATACGTTTTTCAAATGGAGATGATCGTTAGAGCTAGACAGAATAAGTATACTATTAGCGAAGTACCTATCGCTTTCGTTGATCGATTATACGGTGAATCGAAGCTCGGAGCTTCGGAAGTCGTTCAGTTTGTTAAAGGACTGCTGTATTTATTCGCTACTACttaa
- the LOC135832772 gene encoding 2-phosphoxylose phosphatase 1, which yields MLKFLANIFWQRRALYCYLVLSLWIFVIVIGVYRYLGKHVSGTSYYPALHLVEDNTADIQALKNNDLWFSDNRFKKVHKSCHPTNLIEVGSENVVNDNYTLEGIAVVFRHGDRGPMNHVRNLNAITCGYSDDSNVTELYSKYLTFMSINWSNQAYPSLFQFLGQPNNHPSMPSSKQCDIGQLSLQGVMQHLKLGSILRNIYFDKLFAGVTQIHTNIIAYTTKYRRTFQSLNAFLFGFLKNEGFFKIPLNTVASMSYCFEDCACPAKELYLKNAVKENNKRIRSNSDVLKMVEDISSVVYTFGDGSFIRDPHYLKDALMAYLCHNTHLPCLATKCVYPQQALKVFSYVDWDSRQLGKSIPRQKYCVLSAYGFIKNIVGHLLKIVSNERPKIVLYSAHDKTIQFLLTALGVTSNEAIFPPYASRVIFEIYSSKEKDPATPKKFYFRLIFNGKDLTQKIKFCSAKNRIILTNYNAKTILCSFESLIRFLHDDYFSIFNSTNFKDACIVSKNN from the exons ATGCTCAAGTTCCTTGCAAACATATTCTGGCAAAGAAGAGCCCTGTACTGTTACCTCGTATTATCTTTATGGATTTTTGTAATAGTAATTG GCGTATATCGTTACCTCGGTAAACATGTTTCCGGCACCTCTTACTATCCTGCTCTGCATCTAGTCGAAGATAATACAGCCGATATACAAGCGTTAAAAAACAACGACTTATGGTTTTCTGATAATCGattcaaaaaagttcataaatCTTGCCACCCAACGAATTTAATCGAAGTTGGGTCAGAAA ATGTTGTGAACGATAACTATACATTAGAAGGAATCGCTGTTGTATTTCGTCACGGAGATCGAGGTCCAATGAACCATGTTCGGAATTTAAACGCGATCACTTGCGGATACTCGGATGACAGCAATGTCACCGAATTATACAGTAAATATTTAACATTCATGTCGATCAATTGGTCCAATCAAGCGTACCCATCTCTATTTCAATTCCTCGGCCAGCCCAATAATCATCCATCGATGCCTTCTTCAAAACAATGCGATATCGGACAGCTCTCCTTACAAGGAGTCATGCAACACTTAAAACTCGGTTCAATCTTACGAAATATCTATTTCGATAAATTATTCGCCGGTGTTACTCAAATTCACACCAATATCATCGCCTACACAACGAAATACCGCCGAACTTTCCAAAGCTTGAACGCGTTTTTATTCGGATTCCTGAAAAAcgaaggatttttcaaaatcccttTGAATACGGTCGCTAGTATGTCGTATTGTTTCGAAGACTGCGCTTGTCCTGCCAAAGAATTGTATTTAAAGAACGCTGTGAAGGAAAACAATAAACGTATCAGGTCTAATTCAGATGTGCTCAAAATGGTCGAAGATATATCCTCGGTTGTTTATACATTCGGCGATGGAAGTTTTATTCGTGATCCTCATTATTTGAAAGATGCTTTGATGGCGTATCTTTGCCATAATACTCATTTACCTTGTTTGGCTACGAAATGTGTTTATCCTCAACAAGCCCTCAAGGTGTTTTCGTACGTTGATTGGGATTCCAGACAGTTGGGTAAAAGTATACCGAGACAAAAGTATTGCGTTCTGAGTGCCTACGGTTTTATCAAGAATATCGTCGGTCATTTGCTGAAAATCGTGTCTAACGAGAGACCGAAAATCGTTTTGTATTCTGCTCACGATAAAACCATACAATTCTTATTGACGGCGTTGGGTGTTACGTCGAATGAAGCTATTTTCCCACCTTATGCTTCCAGAGTGATATTTGAA ATTTACTCGAGTAAAGAAAAAGATCCAGCTACGCCGAAGAAATTCTACTTCAGGTTGATTTTCAATGGAAAAGATCtcactcaaaaaattaaattctgtaGCGCTAAAAATAGAATTATTTTAACAAACTACAACGCCAAGACGATTCTGTGTTCGTTCGAATCGTTGATACGGTTCTTACATGAcgattatttttccattttcaactcCACTAACTTCAAAGACGCCTGTATTGTTTCCAAGAATAATTGA
- the LOC135832751 gene encoding serine/arginine repetitive matrix protein 1-like, which produces MSSRYHTSTVTSNYNTNSDNRLDELLEDLQSTVATRPKVNGTTSSSSSYRDGSTGYKETFKSVQTKSTGKPAESSREYQFEYLNPSNNTCVIPERPKSPFYDKENIDSIPGKNVASYKTVSYHSNTKKTENQTTPVTEKPGVKFRQNINELDTLLDDLNHTQKMELSTSNHSNRLKGYDSGFLEPLDSSTPQKGHVSRFEERTFEEQKYGSNGVAPPVRSHEVKKEVFYNGEPIERYHNKYSNNDSTKDLLYTGGSLRHREPSPGRQLQEVYHYETKSSSTKKSSDPSPQRSISRNYNYESDVTDNATSYPYDYNRSPSPARSIHNYSSNTVRESTTHRSPSPVRSYYSTTSSVRSNTTPQPITKNLYSSSSKTIQETSRRETQRSPSTPPPHRSPSPMSFAQPPDPPLETSVKSYNFERNIRPQSPNLKQKFSPSDPSRDAIPGHTVISRNYKYSSQQTQRSKYPPDDDYTYRPEPTPAYTRPFVPSPSPPPEVREQRPPKHVDDLMASFSDTEHRQEVFNRYHTSRSSSTNRCPTPGPEKIVQVKKPSPPSTPTQKAEPQKLTEYRKEKVNGVAGPAVYYPPGPLFTKKEESAAMQKCEAGGGMKAKRKAKYEYKSGSKMKEDSDVKKTIVPMCCPVCCALPCAIM; this is translated from the exons ATGTCGTCCAGATACCATACGTCGACGGTGACGTCGAATTATAACACTAATAGCGATAATAGACTAG ATGAATTATTGGAAGATTTACAAAGCACCGTTGCCACAAGGCCTAAGGTGAATGGTACAacttcgtcatcgtcgtcgtatcgAGATGGATCCACCGGATACAAAGAAACCTTCAAATCGGTCCAAACAAAAAGCACAGGAAAACCTGCAGAGTCTTCTAGGGAATATCAATTCGAATATTTGAATCCGTCGAATAACACGTGTGTCATACCAGAACGTCCGAAAAGTCCGTTCTATGATAAA GAAAACATTGATTCCATTCCAGGGAAAAATGTCGCTTCTTATAAGACCGTTTCGTATCATTCTAataccaagaaaactgaaaatcaaa CGACTCCAGTGACAGAAAAACCCGGAGTAAAATTCAGGCAAAATATTAACGAATTAGACACCCTATTAGATGATCTGAATCACACTCAAAAAATGGAACTATCCA CCTCAAACCACAGTAATCGACTGAAAGGATACGATTCGGGATTCCT CGAACCATTGGACAGTAGCACTCCTCAAAAAGGACACGTGTCGCGGTTCGAAGAACGCACCTTTGAAGAACAAAAATACGGTTCGAACGGCGTCGCTCCTCCGGTCAGAAGTCACGAAGtaaaaaaagaagtattttaTAATGGCGAACCAATCGAAAGATACCAcaataaatattcaaataacGACTCGACGAAAGATTTACTTTACACCGGAGGTAGCCTGAGACATAGAGAGCCCTCGCCAGGCAGACAATTACAAGAAGTTTACCATTACGAGACTAAAAGCTCTTCAACCA AAAAAAGCTCCGACCCTTCGCCTCAACGATCGATATCGAGAAACTACAATTACGAATCGGATGTCACCGATAACGCCACATCTTATCCTTACGACTACAACAGATCACCATCGCCGGCCAGATCGATCCATAATTACAGCAGTAACACGGTCAGAGAAAGCACAACCCATAGATCACCTTCGCCAGTCAGATCGTACTATTCGACCACGTCTTCTGTACGAAGCAACACGACTCCTCAACCGATCACTAAGAATTTATACTCTTCATCGTCGAAAACCATCCAAGAGACTAGCCGAAGAGAAACTCAGCGTTCACCCTCGACCCCACCACCCCATCGATCCCCTTCGCCAATGTCGTTCGCCCAGCCACCAGATCCACCGTTGGAGACTTCGGTCAAAAGTTACAACTTCGAACGGAATATTCGACCACAGTCGCcgaatttgaaacaaaagtttagCCCTTCTGATCCTAGTCGCGATGCTATTCCTGGTCATACGGTAATTTCGCGTAATTACAAATACTCCAGTCAGCAGACTCAAAGGTCGAAGTATCCGCCTGATGATGATTACACGTATAGGCCGGAACCGACGCCGGCTTATACGAGACCTTTCGTCCCTTCACCTTCGCCACCTCCTGAAGTTAGAGAGCAAAGACCGCCGAAACATGTTGACGATTTGATGGCTTCGTTTTCTGATACTGAA CACCGTCAAGAAGTTTTCAATCGTTACCACACCAGTCGTTCTTCATCGACCAATCGATGCCCCACACCAGGTCCCGAAAAAATAGTACAAGTCAAAAAGCCTTCACCTCCATCAACTCCGACTCAAAAAGCTGAACCTCAAAAACTAACCGAATACAGGAAAGAAAAAGTAAACGGAGTTGCTGGTCCTGCAGTGTACTACCCTCCCGGACCATTATTCACAAAAAAGGAAGAATCTGCCGCAATGCAAAAG TGCGAAGCAGGAGGAGGAATGAAAGCTAAAAGGAAggctaaatacgagtacaaaagtGGTAGCAAAATGAAGGAAGATTCAGACGTTAAAAAGACAATCGTGCCGATGTGTTGTCCTGTCTGCTGCGCTTTGCCTTGCGccattatgtaa